The genomic interval AACCGGATGCTGCCGCGCCGCAGCGGGCACATCATCAATATCGCGTCGCTGGCCGGCGAGACCCACATTCCCGGCCTGGCCACCTACAACGCGAGCAAGCACGCCGTGCTCGGGTTCACCGACACTTTGCGCGAGGAGTACCGGGATACCGGCGTGCACTTCTCCTCGGTCCTGCCGACGCTGACCAATACCGAACTCGGCGCGGGCGTCACCGCGCCGAAGCTGTTGCGCCCGGCCGAGCCGGAGGAGATCGCGGATGCCATCGCCGAACTGATCGCCGCGCCGAAGTCGAAGGTCCGGGTGACGGCGGTGGCGGGGATCATCTCGCAGGTGGTCGGGCTGCTGCCGCAGGCGGTGGGTGACGGCATCGCGCGGGCGCTCGGGGCGAGTCACGCGTTCCTCGACGATGTCGATGCCGAGAAGCGCAAGGCGTACGAGGACCGGGCGCGGAACATCTGAGCGCTCGTATTTCGGTATCGGCGGTGGCTCATTCGAGCCACCGCCGCACTATTTGTGACTAATCTCACAATGTACCAAGGATACTGATTACCGATCGGTCATCGATCGTTCTCCAGCCGGTCACCGAGGCTTAGCAGGCGGTCTGCCGCAGTCCCGGCACCGATTCATTGCCGCTGGTCAAGCGACCAGCGACGATTTCGCCGGTGCGCCCGGAGGCGAATGCCAGCCATTCGCGGACGCGATGGTGCATACGACCAGGTTAGGGAATATGCTGTCCCTAACAAACCTGTCGTTTGTTTTGGTACCCGTATCCGAACTTTCTGGCTTGATAGAGCTAGAAATTCAGGACTGATTCTGATAGCAAGGGGCTATGGACCCGCATTTGCGCGACCTGCGGTATTTCGTCGCCGTCGCTGAGGAACTGCACTTCACCAACGCGGCACAACGCCTGCACATCGCTCAACCCACCCTTTCGCGTCAGATCCGTCAGCTGGAACGCCAGCTCGACGTGGTCCTGTTCGACCGCAATCAGCGCAGTGTCGCGCTGACTGTCGCCGGTAAGGAACTGCTCGAAGGCGCCCGTAAAATCCTCGAGCTCTGGGAAGTCACCAACGTCTCCCTGCAGGAAGCGGGCGAGGTGCTGCGCGTCGGCATCCAATCCGCGCTCGGACGCGGACTGCTCAACGATCTGGAGAGCGCCAGCGGCCATCGGCTGGCCCTGCACGCGGCGTCCTGGACCGACCCGTCCAGCGGACTGTCCGGCCGGCAGGCCGACTTGGCGCTGGTGTGGTTGCCGCTCCCGGATCAGAATCGCTACCGCTGGCAGGTGCTGCGCACCGAACAGCGCTGGGTCCTGCTGCCGGAGAGTCACCCGCTGGCCGAACAGGAGAGCATCGCGTTCGCCGATCTGCTGGACGAACCGTTCGTCGCGCTGCCGTCGGAAGCCGGTGCGGTGCGCGACTTCTGGCTGGGCAACGACGCTCGCAACGGACGCCACGCCAAGATCGGCGCCGAAGCCGCCACCACCGAGGACAAGCTGGAGGCCGTCGGCCTCGGGCTCGGTGTCTGTCTGCTCGCGGAGAACAATGTGCCGATGTACCGCTGGCCCGGCCTGACGGCGCGACCGGTCACCGGGCTCGCCCCGTGCGAGCTCGCGGTGGCCTGGCGCGCCGACGACACCCGCCCGACCATCCTGGAATTCGCCGGACGGGCTGTCGCGGGCGGCTTTTCGGCTACCGCCGGGGAGTAAGCCCGTCAGTGCACCGTGCGCGCCCAGGGGCGTAGTTCTTCCAGTTGCGCCGACAGGCGCAGCAGGGTTGCTTCGCTACCGGGCGGGCCCGCGAGCTGGGCGGCGACCGGGGTATTCGAGCGGTTGTGCATGCCCATCGGGATCGATGCGGCCGGCCAGCCGACCAGGTTCCAGATCGGGACGAACGGCGAAAAATGAGTGCTGGTCAGCACATTCGTGAGCCAGCCGCGCATACTCCAGGGCCGCGCCTTCGGTGGCGGGGCGGCCAGCGTCGGCGTGATCACGACGTCGTAGCGTTCGAAGAATTCCAGTAAGCGCGCCTCGATGCGATCGATTTGCGCGGGGCGGACCAGTCGCAGGCGCTGCACCAGCCTGCCGAGTGCGAGATGCTGGCGGGTCCGCGGCTGTAGTCGTTCCGGGTGCGTGAGTCGCGCGGCGGACGGAAGCGGGGCGGTCAGCCAGCGCAGCAGCACCGCCGCCAGGGCGCTGCCGTAGGGCAGGGTCGTGAGCTCGACCCGGTGTCCGGCAGCCGCGGCCACCGCCGCCGCGGTCCGCGCCGCGGTGGCCCATTGCCGGTCGACGCGCAAGAAGCGCAGCGGTGGATCCACGGCAAGGGCGATACGTAGTCGTCCGGGCGGGTCCACCTCGGCTAGGTTCGGGCGGGCCGCCATTACCGAGAGCATGAGCGCCGCGTCTCCGACAGTCGTTGCGAAGACGCCGTTTTCGGACATTCCGGACGAGTCGTCCAGATTCGGCACGATGTGCCGACCGGGCTTGAAACCGTAGACGCCGCAGCAGGCGGCGGGAATTCGCACCGAGCCGAGGCCGTCGATGCCGTGTGCCACCGGGACCAGTCCGGCGGCCACCGCGGCGGCCGCACCGCCCGAGGCTCCGCCCGCGGTGCGCCTGGCATTCCACGGATTTCGGGTGATGTGGCCGGCGCCGTCGGTGGTCGCCCACAGGCCCAGCTCCGAAACAGAGGTGAGTCCAACGATGACCGCGCCGGCCGCGCGTAGTCTCCGGACCACCTGATCGTCGAACCGCGCCGAGGTCTGGTCGACCGCGGCCGAGCCCGCGAGGACGGTCTCGCCCGCCACCGCGAGGGTATGTTCCACCGCGACGGGCACACCCGCCATCGGCAGTTCTTCCAGATCAGAGCGCTGCTCCAGCTCGGCGGCCTCGGTCTTGGCCTGCTCGGTGCGGATGACGCTGAAGGCGTTGGTCTTCCGGTTCTGCTCGGAGATTCGCCACAGGGCGGTGTCGACCACCTCGGTGGGCGCCACGGCGCCCTCGTGGATGCCGGCGGCGATGGCCGCGGCGGGTCCGTTGTTGTCAGGGGAGGGGTTTTCGGCGATGACTTCTTCGGAAGCCACGTTGTCGGCAACCGAGTTGTCCACAATCGCCGTACGCTCGTTGTGCATGTGTTGCATCGCCCCCGTCGCTCGTAGTCGAAATCGGGTGATTGCTTTAGAGCCGCAAGTTATCATTCCGAATACTGCTCGAGGGACGATGACGTCGGGTGTGGCGGGAGATTTTTCTCCGGCCGCCCACAGACCGAGAGAGCGGACATGTGAACATCCGCCGATCCACTAGGTCAGAAATATGAGCATCGAGCCCGAGAGAAATTCCGATCCCGACGACTCCGCTCAGTTCAGTGCGGTCCGAGTGGAGTTCGGCGCGGTCGAGGCCTTCTCCGCCGCATGGGAATCCGCCGCTCGCGCCGTCGCGGCCGGGCAGGGTACACCCGAGGTTCCGCAGATCGCCGAATATTTGCCGGACGCGCAGACGCTGCGTCGCGAAGCCCTCGTCGAGCTCATTCGGGTCGACTTGCGACACCGCTGGCTGCACCGGTCGAGCGCACCGGATACCGTCCGCCGGCCTAAGCGACTCACCGAATACTGCGCGGAATTCCCGGAACTCGATCCGCGCGGTCTGCCCGCCGGTTTGGTGTACGAGGAATTCGTGGTGCGGCGGCACAGCGGCGAGCGGGTGGATCCGCGCGATTGTCTGCGCGAATATCCTTACCAGGCTGTGGAGTTGCGCGAACTGCTCAATTCCGATGAGGTGGATCAGAGCACGCGGCGGGCCGCGCCGGAGGACATACCGGGCCCGGACACACCTGCCGCCGCACTGGACGGCACCGTTGCCGCGGCATTCGAGCAAACGCGTACCTCGGCCTATGACGGCACCCGGGCGCCGGCTCCGGACAGCACCATCGGGGACGACCCGGAACCCATCGACCCGCTCGACCGCATCGAAATCGGCCAGCAGATCGATGATTTCGATTTGCTGACGGGGCTGGGCAGCGGTGCCTTCGCGCGCGTGTTCCTGGCGCGGCAGCGCTCGATGCAACGGTTGGTCGCGGTGAAGATCTCCGCTGATCACGGCACCGAGCCGCAGACACTGGCGCAGCTCGATCACGACTACATCGTGCGCGTATTCGACCAGCGGCTGCTGGACTCCGGTGGGCACCGGGACGGCAAGACCCGCCGGCTTCGCTTGCTGTACATGCAGTTTCTGCCCGGCGGCACGCTGCTGGGCGTACTGCGCTGGGTGCGGGCGACGCCGCCCGCCGAACGCAGCGGCCGGCTGCTGCTGGACGCGGTGGACGCGGCCATGGAGGAGAAGGGCGAGATCCGCCCGACGGATTCGAGTGTGCGAGCCGAGATCGCCGCACTCTCCTGGCCGGAGACGGTCGCCTGGCTGGGGCGGCGGCTGGCCGAGGCGCTGCACTACGCCTCCGAGCACGGCGTGCTGCACCGCGACGTGAAACCGGCGAACGTCCTGCTCACCGCCGAGGCGGTGCCGAAACTGGCTGATTTCAATATCAGTTTCAGCCGCAATGTGGAGGGAACGAGTCCGGTCGCGTACTTCGGCGGTTCGCTGGCGTACATGTCGCCGGAGCAGCTCGAGGCCTGTCATCCCGAAAAGGGGCGCTCCGCAGCGGATCTGGACACCCGCGCCGATATCTACGCACTGGGCGTCGTGCTCTGGGAACTGCTGACAGGTGCGAAACCGTTCGACGACAACACCGCCGACGCCGACGGCTACGGTGACGACACGATGCTCGAGGCGATGCTGGAGCGCCGCTGCGCGGGTGTGGAATCAGCTGCGCTGCAGCGGGTTCCGCCCGACTGCCCGGCCGCGCTGTGCCGGGTGCTGCTGACCTGTCTGGCACCCGAGCGGGACAAGCGCTGGGCCGGCGGCGAGGTACTGGCCAAGCAGTTCGACCTGTGCCTGGACGCGCGCGCCCGGGAATTGGTCGATCCGAAAGCGGGGAGCTGGCGGCTGCGCTTGCGGCCGTGGATCATGCCGGTGCTGGTGGCCTCGATCGGGTTGCCGAATGTGCTCGCGTCGCTCTACAACATCCAGCACAACCAGACGCTGATCGTGGAACGAATGACCGAGGAGGCGCAGCGCACCTTCCTGATCGTCACCGGCGCGGTGAATTCGATCTTCTTTCCGCTCGGTTTTCTGCTGGTGGTCTACCTCTCGCGGTTCGTGCTGACGGTGCCGCGGGGATTACGGCACGGGAAGCACTACGATCCGGACACCCTGCGCCGGGCCAGAGCCGACGCGCTGCTGCTCGGGGAACGTGCTGTGGCGATACCGTTTTGCCTATGGGTGATCTCCGGGGTCACCTTCCCGGTCGCGCTGCAACTGGCGACCGGTGAGATCACCGGTCGCTCGGTCGTCCACTTCCTCGCGTCCATCGTGGTGTGCGGCGCCATCGCGGCGTCGTATCCGTTCTTCCTCGCCACCTTCTATATCGTGCGATGCGTGTACCCGGTGTTCCTGCGGCACGGTGAGATCAGCGCGGACGACGCGGTGTGGCTGCGCGGGCTGGACCGGCGCTGCAACGGATATCTGGCCATCGCCGCGTCGGTGCCGCTGCTCGCGGTGGCCGGGGTGACATTCCTGCCGCCCGCCGACATCCCGATGGTGATCGTCGCCGTCCGGGTGCTGTGCGCGGGCGGGATCATCGCGTTCATCGGTTCGTATCTGCTGTTCCGGGCCCTGGAGACCGATCTGCAAGCACTGGAACGAGTGGTCGCGCCGACTCTCACCGAGGACGCGGTCCCGGTGAAAACCGTTGTCCTGCCTCCACTCGGACCGATCCCGACCGTACCGGCGGAGGCCGCGACCACGGTGGCCAAACCGCAGCGAGACAGGTGAATCCGTGAACCCGCCGTTCGGCCGCCCGATCAGCCTGTCGCATGTGCACGACCCGGCGACCACTCCCCTGTTTCCCGGCGATCCGGATTTCCGCGTCGATATCGCGGCCACCACCGCAAACGACGGCTACTACCTGCGCTATATCCAGCAGGGCGAGCACACCGGAACCCACTGGGGCGCACCGATTCACTTCCACGCCGACGGATTGGCGGCGGATCAGCTCGACCTCGCCGATCTCCTGCTGCCCGCGGTGAAAATCGATGTGCGCGAACAATGCCGAGCGAATCGGGACTACGCGATCAGCGTCGCCGACTTGAAACAGTGGGAATCGCGGCACGGACGGATACCGGGCGGGACGGCGATCATCGCCTGGACCGGATGGGACGCCTTCTGGGGCACACCGGAATTCATCGGTGAGGGTGAATCCGCTTACCACCAGCCCGGTTTCGCGGTGGAGACGGCGGAATGGCTGCTGCGCACCGGACGACTGGGCCGCCGGGGCGCGCTCGGCATCGACACCTTCGGTCCGGATGTCGGCACGGACGACACCTACACCGTGTCGAAACTGCTCTACCAAGATCACCGAATCAGCTTGGAATGCCTGGCCAACCTCGCCGACCTACCCGCCACGGGAGCATGGATCCTGGTCGGCGGCGCGCTCTATCGCGGCGGATCCGGTTCTCCCGCCACCATATTCGCGTTTCTACCCTGACGGTCCGGCCGCCGTCAGCCTCGAACGGCTATTCGCCGCCGTAGACGCGCGGGTGCAGGGTGCCGATGTAGGGCAGGTCGCGGTAGCGCTCGGCGTAATCGAGGCCGTAGCCGACGACGAATTCGTTGGGGATGTCGAAGCCGACATTGGCGACCTCGACCGGGGTCTTGAGGGCGTCGGGCTTGCGCAGCAGGGTGACGACCTCGAGCGAGGCGGGATTGCGGGTCTTCAGGTTGCGCATCAACCAGGACAGGGTGAGACCGGAGTCGATGATGTCCTCGACGATCAGGACGTTGCGGCCGGCGATGTCCTTGTCCAGGTCCTTCATGATGCGGACCACGCCCGAGGAGGAGGTGGAGGAGCCGTAGGAGGACACCGCCATGAATTCCAGCTGCGTCGGGATGGACAGTGCCTTGGCCAGGTCGGTCATGAAGAAGATCGCGCCCTTGAGCACGCCGACCAGCAGCAGGTCACCCTCGGCGGCGTCGGGCGGATAGCGTTTGGCGATGATTTCCGCCAGCTCCTGGGTCTTCTCGGCGATCTGCTCTTCGGTGATCAGCACCGATGCGATGTCATCCCCGTACACGTAAGTGGTGTCCCTTCCGTGAATGTTCTCAGCCCAGCCACTGCGCAGACATCCGTTACCGCCTGTGCATGGTCAGCCTGCCATGTTCGCGCCCGGCAACCAACCTCGTGTCCGCGGTCCCACCGCCGACGGCCACCCCGCCCTGCCCGCGCCAGGCGGTGACCAGCGCGTCTACCGCGCGTAAATGCTTGCCGGTCAGTGCCTTCGCACCGCCCGCGAGGAGCCAGGCGCGGATCGCGCGGCGGCGCAGGGCGGCGGGAGCAGTGGCGAGAATCTCGATGGACAGGGTGTCCCCATCAGCGCCCGGCGCCTCGGCGCCGGACCTCCGCGCCGATGCCAGCAATTCTTCGGCAAGCGCATCGAGCACCGCGCCGTCCTCGCGCAGCTGCTCGGCCGTGCGCGCCAGCGCCGGCGCCACACCGCCGCCGAGCACGTCTTCCAGCAGCGGCAGCACCTCGCCGCGCAGCCGCACCCTGGTGAAGTCCGGCGAGAAGTTGTGCGGGTCCTCGTACGGCGTCAGTCCGATGTCGGCGCAGCACTGCCGGGTCATCGCGCGCCGCACACCGAGCAGCGGGCGGCCCCACGGTTCGGCATAGGGAGCCATCCCCTGGATCGAACGCCCGCCCGAGCCGCGCGCCAACCCGAGCAAAACGGTTTCGGCCTGGTCGTCGAGGGTGTGGCCCAGTAGCACCGGTTGCCCAGCGCGGGCCGAGCCCAGCGCCGCATAGCGCGCGTGCCGGGCGGCGGCTTCCATCCCGCCCGCGGTCCCGACGTCGACCTCGAGCACGCGGGCGGACCGGCAGCCGAGACGCAACGCCGCCGCGGCGGCCGCGGCGGCGACCTTTTCCGAACCCGCCTGCAACCGGTGGTCGACGATCAACGCGTCGACCGATGCCGCCTCGAGCACAGCGGCAGCGGTCAACGCGAGCGAATCGGCGCCACCGGACAACGCCACCGCGACCGCACCCTCCGGCGCGTATTCGGCCGACCAGGCGCGGACCGCCTGCCGGATCTCCAGGACCGCGGCGGTCTCCGGCAATCTCCGGGTGCCCGTCAGGCGAGAACCCGGGCGACCCACAGGTCCGGATCCTCGATTTCGGCTGTGCGGGGCAGGGTTTCGGCTTCGCTCCAGATGATGTTGAACTGTTCCATGCCGACCCGGCCGACGACGTGATCGACGAAGGCCTTGCCGCGCACATACTGCGCGACCTTGGCGTCCACACCGAGCAGTGCGCGCAGCAGCCGCTGGATCGGATTGGCGGGGCGGGTGCGGCGCTTGTCGAAGGCCGCCCGGATCTGACCGACGGTCGGAACGACTTCGGGGCCAACGGCATCCATCACGTGATCGGCGTGGCCCTCCAGCAGCGTGCCCAGCATGAGCAGCCGGTCCAGCGCCTCCCGCTGCGCGGGCCCCTGCGTGGCGCGCAGCAGCCCGACCACGCCGCGCGTCGCCGGATCGTCGGTGCCGGTGCGGCGACGCTCGCGCAGTTCCTCCACCAGGCGCGACAGCATCTCCGTCATCGGTTCGTCGCCGACCTGGCCGAGCACCTCGACGTTGTTGCGCATGTAGTCGGCCAGCCACGGCGCCGAGGAGAACTGCACCCGGTGCGTCACCTCGTGCAGGCACACCCAAAGCCGGAAGTCGCTGGGCGAAACCCCGAGCGCGCGTTCCACTCCCATGATGTTGGGCGCGACGAGCAGCAACGTGCCGTCGGGCCCGGTGAACGGATCGTATTGTCCGAGAATCGCTGTCGACAAGAACGCCAGCATGGCCCCGGCCTGCACGCCCGCCGGCTTGCCGGTGAGCAGACCGCGGTCCTTGCCGTCGCCGTCGGGACCGGTCAGAGCGGCCATCGAATCGGCGGCGGCGGAAATCCAGCCCGGCCGGTCGACGATGCGCGCCGCGGGCACCGGGCGATCGTCGAGCAGGCGGCTCACTTCCCGCACCGGGCCTTCGGCGCGCACGGACGCCGCGGCGAGTTCGCTGACCACCTGTTCGGCCGAGGAACGCGACGCGCGCGGACCCGCGGGCACCAGCAGCCCGCCGGTCCGGGCTGCCAGCTTCCAATCGATGGCGCCGGACAGCGACGAACGCCGTCTCTTGTCCAACGAGGAATCCGGACCGGCGGACCCGATCGTCTGGTCAGCGCTTTCGGCTGAACTTGTCTCGAACATGGTCAACCACCCGTCACGAGCATCCACAGTTACGCAACGTGCCGGCGATAGCGTCCAAGGCGGGCCTGCTCACCTCGGGGGGCCGATCATTCGACATCAGTGCGAAGGTCAGCACTCGGCCGTCTCGGTCGAGCACATACCCGACCAACGTGCTGGACACCGACAGAGTTCCGGTCTTGGCCCGCACCCAACCCGCGGCGTGGTGATTCTGCGCGACATAGCGCGGCGCCAGCGAGCCGGTGGCGCCGGCGATCGGCAGGTCATCCAGCATGGGCGCCAAAGTCGCGGCGAGCTGGCTGTTTTCGGGCACGGCCTTGGTGCCGGTCGGCTGCACCAGCTGGTTTCCGGTGGGGCGTGCGGCGGTGGAGAGGACCTTGTCGAGCACGCGCGGGGACACCCGGTCATCGGTGGAAAGCCCACTCGCGTCGTGCATGACCATTCCGTTCAGCTCGAAGCCCGCCTTGGTCAGGGTGGCGGCCACCGCGGCCACCGCGCCCGCGAACGAGGGTTCGCGGCCGGTGGCTTTGGCGATTTCCCGGGCGACGGTTTCGGCGAGCACATTGTCGGAATGCACCATCAGCTGATGCAGCCGCTCCTTGAGCGGTGCGGACTTCACCGTCGCGACCTCGGGCGCACCCGGGGCGGCAGTGCCGATCCGGACCTTCGCCGGATCCAGCCCGAGCGCGACGGCCAGCGCCTGACCGGCGGCCAGCGCGGGAGTCGGGGTGCGCGGGGAGTATTCGACCAGCGGATCCAACCGGCCGCCGTCGATCATCACCGATTCGATCGGCGCGATGGAGCCGCCCGGGATATCGCTGCCCTCCCAGCCCTGGGCCATGGTCGGGCCCGCGTAGGCGGAGGTGTCGACGACGATGGTGTCGGCCTTGCGACCGGACTTGCGGATCTGCTCGACCAGGTCGGACAGGCGCGGAGCGTCCGGGTAATAGCCCTTGCCGTCGGGCTGCGCGGTCAGCGTCGGATCACCGCCGCCGACCAGCACGAGTTCGTTCGGCGCCGCACCGGTGACCACCTTGGTGAGCACCCGGGAATCGGCGGGCAGGGCCAGTAGCGCGGCCGCGGACAGCAGGATCTTCGCCGTGGAAGACGGAATCATCGACCGGTCCGCGTCCTGGCTCCACAGTGTGGTGCCGCTGTCCGCGTCGGTCACCACCCCGGAGAACGCGCCCAGATCCGGATTCGAGACGACCTGCGCGAGTGCCGCCGACAGCCCGGCCGGTGTCGGCGCGGGCGCGTTCGGCGGCGCGGGAACCACCTGGGGGGCCGGTTTCACCGGCGCCGGCGGTTCGGCGATGGTCAGCCCGCCGTGCCGGAACTCCGGCGTCCACGGCCGCAGCACCACCAATCCCGAGACGCCCGCCGCGAGTAGCACGGTCAGCACGAGCACGATCGGGATCCACGTTTTGCGCCGTCGAGCGGGCACGACGCCACCATTGCTGTTGTTGCCACCTACCACGTGCCGCCGTCTCCCTGGCTTCGCCGAGCGCACTCCCGTGCACCTGTCCTGCTCATCTGGTCACTCCGCAGGCTCCGCTCCTGCATTCACTCTGGTCACTCCCGCAGGCTCCGCTCCTGCATTCACTCTGGTCGCTCCGCAGGCTCCGCTCCTGCGGCCCCACCGCCCACACTATCCTCGTACCGCTAGCGTTCCCCCGTACAACCTGGCGAGTCGGCAGTCGTGCCTGCTCTAGACATATCAGCGCAGAAGGAGATGGCGTGGAGTTCGACGTCACCATCGAGATCCCCAAGGGTTCCCGCAACAAGTACGAGGTCGACCACGAGACCGGGCGCGTCCGTCTCGACCGCTACCTCTACACCTCGATGGTCTACCCGGCCGACTACGGCTTCATCGAGAACACCCTCGGTGAGGACGGCGATCCGCTGGACGCGCTGATCCTGATGCCCGCCTCGGTGTACCCGGGCGTGATCGTCGAGGCCCGCCCCGTCGCCATGTACAAGATGGAAGACGAGGCCGGCGGCGACGCCAAGGTGCTGTGCGTGCCCGCGGGGGACCACCGCTGGGACCACATCCAGGATCTGGCCGATGTGCCCGCGAACGACCTGGCCGACATCAAGCACTTCTTCGAGCGCTACAAGGACTTGGAGCCGGGCAAGTACGTCAAGGGCTCGGAGTGGGTCGGTCGCGCCGAGGCGGAGGCCGAGGTCGAGGCTTCGTTCAAGCGTCTGCAGGAGAACGGCGGCCACTGAGCCCCCGGCGAAGAGCGGGAGGTCCGTACGGACCTCCCGCTTTTCTGTGCGGTAGTGCTGGCACTACCGCGGTCACTCCCCCAGTCGCGAACCCGGATTCGGGCGCGTACGCCATGGGCGGGACAGCTTGGAATTCCTAGGCTCGACGTGGACCGGGACGATGTTCCGCCCGGCCCGAACGGGAGAGGAAGCCATGACCGTCGATCGGCGGAGGAAACGCAAGCAGAGGGTGATCGCGGTGCTGGCCGCGGTCACCGGTGTATTGGCCGGGGCCGGAACGGTTGTCGCCGCACCGGCGGATCCGCTCGCGCGCTTCGCACAGCAAGAGCTGACCTGGAAGTCGTGCGACGATCCCCGCTTGGACCCGGCCGGCGCACAGTGCGCCGATGTCACCGTGCCGCTGAATTACGCTGAGCCGCAGGGCCGCACCATCACCGTGGCCATCTCCCGCATCCCCGCCGCCGATCCGGCCCAGCGCCGCGGCATCATGATGTCCAACTCCGGCGGACCAGGCGGCCCGGGCCTCGACTTCATGGTCGACGTGGGCGCGGCGCTCACACCGCAGGGCCGGGCCGCCTATGACCTGATCGGCATGGACCCGCGCGGTGTCGGCCGGTCGACGCCGATCGACTGCGGCTGGCCGCGCGGCTTCGGCCTGCACTCGGCCGGAACCGACGCGACCTCGTTCGCGGAATCGGTCGCCATGCAGTCCGAGCTGGCCGGGCGTTGCGCCGCCGCCTACGGAGATACGTTGCGGCACTTCAGCACTCGCAACACGGCCCGGGACATGGACGTCATCCGCGGTCTGCTCGGCGCGGACCGGATCAGCTACTACGGCACCTCCTACGGCACCTACCTGGGCTCGGTCTTCCTGCAGATGTTCCCCGAGCGCAGCGATCGTTTCGTGCTGGACAGCTCGGTGGATCCGGACCGCTACGGCGCGGGCATGCTGCGGGACATGGGTCCGGCCAACGAGGCGGCACTGGATCTCTGGGCCGATTGGGCGGCCGCCCACGACAGCGAATTCCGTTTTGGCGCAACGCGTGCGCAGGTGCGGGCCACCCTCGTCGCCCTGATCGAGCGCGCGGGCCGGGAGCCGATCCCGGTGGGCAAGTACCTCGTCGACGACCACTGGTTGCCGCTGGTGCCCTACGTCGGACTCGACGACCCCCGCAAATACCCGCTGATCAGCGCCCAACTCCGGCAGATCGCCGACGCCGCCGACGGCAATCCGGTGCAGCCGGGTCCGGAACTGGACTCGATGCTCGCCTTCGCGACCGCCGCGCTGCCCGAGGACGGCTCGGCGCAGATGGCGATCATGTGCGGTGATGTGGGCGTACCCC from Nocardia goodfellowii carries:
- a CDS encoding SDR family oxidoreductase, whose amino-acid sequence is MPDATKIRGKVVVITGGARGIGLATATALQALGAKIAIGDVDETTVKESGAARDFDLYGKLDVTDAASFESFLDEVERTVGPIDVLINNAGIMPTGKLADEPDQITRRILDINVYGVILGSKLALNRMLPRRSGHIINIASLAGETHIPGLATYNASKHAVLGFTDTLREEYRDTGVHFSSVLPTLTNTELGAGVTAPKLLRPAEPEEIADAIAELIAAPKSKVRVTAVAGIISQVVGLLPQAVGDGIARALGASHAFLDDVDAEKRKAYEDRARNI
- a CDS encoding LysR family transcriptional regulator produces the protein MDPHLRDLRYFVAVAEELHFTNAAQRLHIAQPTLSRQIRQLERQLDVVLFDRNQRSVALTVAGKELLEGARKILELWEVTNVSLQEAGEVLRVGIQSALGRGLLNDLESASGHRLALHAASWTDPSSGLSGRQADLALVWLPLPDQNRYRWQVLRTEQRWVLLPESHPLAEQESIAFADLLDEPFVALPSEAGAVRDFWLGNDARNGRHAKIGAEAATTEDKLEAVGLGLGVCLLAENNVPMYRWPGLTARPVTGLAPCELAVAWRADDTRPTILEFAGRAVAGGFSATAGE
- a CDS encoding amidase: MHNERTAIVDNSVADNVASEEVIAENPSPDNNGPAAAIAAGIHEGAVAPTEVVDTALWRISEQNRKTNAFSVIRTEQAKTEAAELEQRSDLEELPMAGVPVAVEHTLAVAGETVLAGSAAVDQTSARFDDQVVRRLRAAGAVIVGLTSVSELGLWATTDGAGHITRNPWNARRTAGGASGGAAAAVAAGLVPVAHGIDGLGSVRIPAACCGVYGFKPGRHIVPNLDDSSGMSENGVFATTVGDAALMLSVMAARPNLAEVDPPGRLRIALAVDPPLRFLRVDRQWATAARTAAAVAAAAGHRVELTTLPYGSALAAVLLRWLTAPLPSAARLTHPERLQPRTRQHLALGRLVQRLRLVRPAQIDRIEARLLEFFERYDVVITPTLAAPPPKARPWSMRGWLTNVLTSTHFSPFVPIWNLVGWPAASIPMGMHNRSNTPVAAQLAGPPGSEATLLRLSAQLEELRPWARTVH
- a CDS encoding serine/threonine-protein kinase yields the protein MSIEPERNSDPDDSAQFSAVRVEFGAVEAFSAAWESAARAVAAGQGTPEVPQIAEYLPDAQTLRREALVELIRVDLRHRWLHRSSAPDTVRRPKRLTEYCAEFPELDPRGLPAGLVYEEFVVRRHSGERVDPRDCLREYPYQAVELRELLNSDEVDQSTRRAAPEDIPGPDTPAAALDGTVAAAFEQTRTSAYDGTRAPAPDSTIGDDPEPIDPLDRIEIGQQIDDFDLLTGLGSGAFARVFLARQRSMQRLVAVKISADHGTEPQTLAQLDHDYIVRVFDQRLLDSGGHRDGKTRRLRLLYMQFLPGGTLLGVLRWVRATPPAERSGRLLLDAVDAAMEEKGEIRPTDSSVRAEIAALSWPETVAWLGRRLAEALHYASEHGVLHRDVKPANVLLTAEAVPKLADFNISFSRNVEGTSPVAYFGGSLAYMSPEQLEACHPEKGRSAADLDTRADIYALGVVLWELLTGAKPFDDNTADADGYGDDTMLEAMLERRCAGVESAALQRVPPDCPAALCRVLLTCLAPERDKRWAGGEVLAKQFDLCLDARARELVDPKAGSWRLRLRPWIMPVLVASIGLPNVLASLYNIQHNQTLIVERMTEEAQRTFLIVTGAVNSIFFPLGFLLVVYLSRFVLTVPRGLRHGKHYDPDTLRRARADALLLGERAVAIPFCLWVISGVTFPVALQLATGEITGRSVVHFLASIVVCGAIAASYPFFLATFYIVRCVYPVFLRHGEISADDAVWLRGLDRRCNGYLAIAASVPLLAVAGVTFLPPADIPMVIVAVRVLCAGGIIAFIGSYLLFRALETDLQALERVVAPTLTEDAVPVKTVVLPPLGPIPTVPAEAATTVAKPQRDR
- a CDS encoding cyclase family protein; translation: MNPPFGRPISLSHVHDPATTPLFPGDPDFRVDIAATTANDGYYLRYIQQGEHTGTHWGAPIHFHADGLAADQLDLADLLLPAVKIDVREQCRANRDYAISVADLKQWESRHGRIPGGTAIIAWTGWDAFWGTPEFIGEGESAYHQPGFAVETAEWLLRTGRLGRRGALGIDTFGPDVGTDDTYTVSKLLYQDHRISLECLANLADLPATGAWILVGGALYRGGSGSPATIFAFLP
- the hpt gene encoding hypoxanthine phosphoribosyltransferase, translated to MYGDDIASVLITEEQIAEKTQELAEIIAKRYPPDAAEGDLLLVGVLKGAIFFMTDLAKALSIPTQLEFMAVSSYGSSTSSSGVVRIMKDLDKDIAGRNVLIVEDIIDSGLTLSWLMRNLKTRNPASLEVVTLLRKPDALKTPVEVANVGFDIPNEFVVGYGLDYAERYRDLPYIGTLHPRVYGGE
- the tilS gene encoding tRNA lysidine(34) synthetase TilS, translated to MGRPGSRLTGTRRLPETAAVLEIRQAVRAWSAEYAPEGAVAVALSGGADSLALTAAAVLEAASVDALIVDHRLQAGSEKVAAAAAAAALRLGCRSARVLEVDVGTAGGMEAAARHARYAALGSARAGQPVLLGHTLDDQAETVLLGLARGSGGRSIQGMAPYAEPWGRPLLGVRRAMTRQCCADIGLTPYEDPHNFSPDFTRVRLRGEVLPLLEDVLGGGVAPALARTAEQLREDGAVLDALAEELLASARRSGAEAPGADGDTLSIEILATAPAALRRRAIRAWLLAGGAKALTGKHLRAVDALVTAWRGQGGVAVGGGTADTRLVAGREHGRLTMHRR